The DNA window CCATCGCAAACTGAGCGACCAGACTCCCGATCACCGGTATTCTCAAGATGGCCCCCTCCCAAACGCGCCGCCCCCGCTCGGAAAGAAACCAGCTGCGAACGAGGTAGCCGACCAAGGCCAGGCCCAAAGCGATGAACAACCCGTAGCCGCGCATGAACTCGCTGACGGACACGATCAACTGCGTCAATAACGGCAGCTTGGCGCCAAAACCCGCAAAGATGGTCTGAAAGCGCGGAATGAAAAAGACGAGCAGAAAGATCAAAACCGCCAGCGCGAGCACGAGCAAAATGGTGGGATACAACAAGGCGGTCATCACCTTGCCGCGCATCTCCTTCTCGCGCGCTTGAAAATCCGCGATCTGCCCCAGCACGACGTCCAAAAATCCACCCGTCTCCCCGGCCTCCACCATCGCCACATAAACCCGCGGGAATACCCCGGGCGCCTTGGCCATCGAGTCGGTCAGCGAGACGCCGTCCACCACGGAATCATGAATCTCTTTCCACTGGGCGCCCGCAGTCGGTGAAGCCGCCTCGCGCTGCAAAATCACCAACGCCCGGCTCAAAGGCACTCCCGCCGCCAGCAAGCTCGAAAGCAACCGGGTGAAATTCTCCAAAACCCTCGCCGTAATCTTCTGGCTTCCCAGGCTGAACGACCCGGGCTTCAAGGCCGGAGCCGGATCTGCAGCCGGGGCCGTCCGCTTCTCGGGTCCCCGCCCGCCCGCCGGCAATGCCCCCGACTTGGCCGCAGCCTTGCCCATGGCGGATCGCTCCGCCAGCTTGAGAGGCCGCAGCCCCATCGCCTCAAGCTGTTTGAAGGCCTCCTGGCGTCCGCCTGCCTCCAGTTCCCCTTCACGGGTGGACCCGTTCTCAGCCAGTCCTTTGTAGGCGAAATACGGCATAACGAGGGCGCCTAAGCGTTCGCTTCGGATTCCGCGACCGCCAGCATGGGGCTTGTGTCCCCCGAGGCGTCCCCAACGGATTGATCTTTCGTAACCCGCAGGACCTCCTCAGGCGTGGTGTGCCCCAGGCCCACCAGCCGCCATCCATCCTCGGCCAGCGTCCGCATGCCCGATCGCACCGCGGCTTCCCGAATCTCGCCGCTCGAGGCGTTCTTCAAAATCAATTGCCTCACCTCGAACCCCGCATCCATCCATTCAAAGATCGCGCGCCGCCCGTGATAACCGGTGTTGCGACATTCGCGACAACCCACCGCCTTGAAAACGGCAGCCTCAGCCGCCAAACCCGCGGAGATTTTGAACGACGCCGTCGTCGGGGAGCAGTCCGCCACCTTGCAATGCGGACACAAAACGCGAACCAGGCGCTGGGCGAGCACCGCCTCCAGCGACGAAGCCACCAGGTAAGGCTCGACCCCCATGTCCACCAACCGGGTCAACGCACCCGGTGCGTCATTCGTGTGCAAGGTCGAAAACACCAAATGACCTGTGAGCGAAGCTTGCACCGCAATCTGAGCCGTTTCCCGATCGCGAATTTCACCGATCAACACCACGTCAGGATCGTGGCGCAAGACCGCCCTCAGCCCGCGCGCAAAAGTAAGACCCGCTTTCTCCGAGACCTGAATCTGATTGATGCCGCGCAGTTGATACTCGATCGGATCCTCGATGGTGATGATCTTCCGGACCGCGTCGTTGATCTCGTTCAGCGCCGTGTAAAGCGTGGAGGTCTTGCCGCTCCCCGTCGGCCCCGTCACGAGCACGATGCCGTGCGGCAATCCCAACACACGGCGAAAACTCCGGAGCGGCCTCGCGTCCAGCCCCAATTCATTCATGCCTCGCAGCGTTGAATTCTGCCTCAACAAACGCATCACCACCGCCTCGCCATGAAGCATCGGAATCAC is part of the Verrucomicrobiota bacterium genome and encodes:
- a CDS encoding type II secretion system F family protein; the protein is MPYFAYKGLAENGSTREGELEAGGRQEAFKQLEAMGLRPLKLAERSAMGKAAAKSGALPAGGRGPEKRTAPAADPAPALKPGSFSLGSQKITARVLENFTRLLSSLLAAGVPLSRALVILQREAASPTAGAQWKEIHDSVVDGVSLTDSMAKAPGVFPRVYVAMVEAGETGGFLDVVLGQIADFQAREKEMRGKVMTALLYPTILLVLALAVLIFLLVFFIPRFQTIFAGFGAKLPLLTQLIVSVSEFMRGYGLFIALGLALVGYLVRSWFLSERGRRVWEGAILRIPVIGSLVAQFAMARFCRMLGTLLGAGVPLIGGLNVARRSIGNQILVDAVAASIDSVKEGKSLAGSLGQCRVLFNGSTLEMISVAEESAKLDHELVRLAQVTEGDLDRQLKSAVALAEPLMLFFIAGFIGIIFIGMVIPIFSLQDHVK
- a CDS encoding type II/IV secretion system protein, with product MRALLERLVAGRQLTEPDARAFALSSVRSGRGLAATEESVLRWLADEYELEFTTLEDVEPDKQVLSLFPARLLLKEELLPLRRVDGWVEIATSRLFATEGLDALKTMTGLRLEPVLAPREAVQREMKKRLGVGADTIDTLDVAAGLEVVREGEEEGTNLDNAAEDASIIRFVNQVLKDAIELRASDVHLEPFEHELRIRYRIDGVLQEVPVPAQIKRFQPAIVSRVKILSHLNIAEKRLPQDGRIKVRIDEAEVDIRVSVIPMLHGEAVVMRLLRQNSTLRGMNELGLDARPLRSFRRVLGLPHGIVLVTGPTGSGKTSTLYTALNEINDAVRKIITIEDPIEYQLRGINQIQVSEKAGLTFARGLRAVLRHDPDVVLIGEIRDRETAQIAVQASLTGHLVFSTLHTNDAPGALTRLVDMGVEPYLVASSLEAVLAQRLVRVLCPHCKVADCSPTTASFKISAGLAAEAAVFKAVGCRECRNTGYHGRRAIFEWMDAGFEVRQLILKNASSGEIREAAVRSGMRTLAEDGWRLVGLGHTTPEEVLRVTKDQSVGDASGDTSPMLAVAESEANA